The following nucleotide sequence is from Amblyraja radiata isolate CabotCenter1 chromosome 22, sAmbRad1.1.pri, whole genome shotgun sequence.
aatagataaggtaaatgtgcagtcttttgcccagagtaagagaatcaagaacgacaggacataggttcaaggtgaagggagaaaaaattaataggaacctgaggggcaactttcttttttcaagattttttttacacaaagaatggtgggcATATGAACACGCTGCTGTGACTTTTTAACATTAAAAAACAAAGTTTtaagcacatttaagaaacagttggacaggtgcatggatggtgttcaaaagggaactgcagatgctggaatatcgaaggtacacaaacttgctggaggaactcagcgggtgcagcagcatctatggagcgaaggaaataggcgacgtttcgggccgaaacgtctgaagaagggtttcggcccgaaacgtcgcctatttccttcgctccatagatgctgctgcacccgctgagttcctccagcaagtaggtgcatggatgggacaggtttagagcgatatgggccaaatgtgggtggagggactagtctagatgggacatgttggtcggtgtgggcaagttgggtcaaagggcctgtttccttgctttaTCACTCTATGAAATGATGTGTGCATCTTTGGTATACACCAGTATCTGAATCTCCTTGTTATTATTTTACATTAATTATATTATATGTTATAAACTTTATTCTTCCAGTTTATTGTGcattgttgatgggacatgttggtcagtgtgggcaagctgggctgaaggacctgtttccacgctgtatgactctatgacactttgtgtctgtctttggcatacaccagcatctgcatctcctGGTTATTTGCATGATATTATATATTATAGCCTTTATTCTtccagtttattgtgtattgtagATGTGACATATGGGACAAGTGTGGGCCAGTTTGGTCAAAGGGCTGTATTATCTTTGGCACACGCCAGAATTTGTATCTCCTGGTTGCTTGCATGATATTATATATTATAGCCTTTATTCTTCCAGTTTATTGTGACATATGGGACAAGTGTGGgtcagttgggtcaaagggctgtATTATCTTTGGCACACGCCAGAATTTGCATCTCCTGGTTACTTACCTTAACTTATATGTTATAACCCGTGTTGTTCCGGTGTGTTGTGCATTCTTGTTgcagccaaagatcttatagcagctgCCCTCTGCAGGCCGGTGACGTGTGATCTGCGCGACGCTGGGcctgagagggagaggaagaggaagaggaagagggagaagaaGCCGCAGCGATGCCGAAGGTGAAACGGAGCCGCAAGCCGCCGCCCGACGGCTGGGAACTCATCGAGCCCACCCTGGACGAGCTGGACCAGAAGATGAGGGAGGGTGAGTGGGAGAcagcggaagggggagagagggacggcGCGGCTCGGCGATGAGGTGGCCGCCATTACAAGTGGGTCCGGGCAGAAGATGCTGCTGGAACTGCGGGcccggcagcgtctgtggaggcggTGGCTGGGCGGGTGGGGACCCTCAGTCTCCAGCGTCAGCCTCACCCTCACCATCCACACCCTCACCATCCACACCCtcaccaccctcacccccaccctcaccatccacaccctcaccctcaccaaccccaccctcaccctcaccaatCCCACCCTCACCATCCCCACCCTcaccaccctcaccctccccatccccaccctccccatccccaccctcaccatccccaccctcaccatccccaccctccccaccctcaccctcaccaatCCCACCCTCACCATCCCCACCCtcaccaccctcaccctcaccatccccatccccaccctcaccaaccccaccctcaccctcaccaaccccaccctcaccctcaccatccccaccctcaccctcaccaacCCCACCCTCAccaaccccaccctcaccctccccaccctcaccctcatccccaccctcaccctccccaccctcacccccaccctcaccatccccatccccaccctcaccctcaccaacCCCACCCTCACCAACCCCAACCCtcaccctcccaccctcaccctaCCCTCAtctcccaccctcaccctccccaccctcaccctccccacccgcaccatccccacccgcaccaccctcaccctccccaccctcaccctcaccctgccCCTCACCCTCACGCCAATCCCCAAGGCCCCCACCCTCACCCGCACCATCTCCCACCCTCACcatcccaccctcaccctcaccaacCCCACCCTCAccaaccccaccctcaccctcaccaacCCTCACCCTCACCAACACCACCCTCACCAACCCCACCCTCAccaaccccaccctcaccctcaccaacACCACCCTCACTCAACCCCACCCTCACCAACACCCATCCCCACCCTCAACCAACCCCACCctcaccatccccatccccaccctccccatcaccctcacccaccctcaccctcaccctcaccaacCCCACCTTCATCCCCACCCTCACCATCCCCACCCTCACCAACCTCACCctcaccatccccatccccaccctcaccATCCCCCACCCTCACCAACCCCACCTTCATCCCCACCCTCACcatcttcacccccacccccaccctcaccacccccctccccttacaATCAGTATGAAAGAACGGTTCTGAACTAAAATGTTACATCCACATTTTCCTGatgcagcactttgttttttttcttgctcaagattccagcttctgcgatCTCTAGTGTGTTTAATTATTATATGTactgactagagccaggattataggcactaaaaaaccctgaaataggcaggcaaaaatgcataataaaattacaaaaaggcCCGGTaagggcatttattgacaaaaaaggcattccgccaccaaaatatggttaaaaatgataatataaaggtatactccattaaatgaccaaagttggcaGTTTACACATAATTATTAGcccttttttttcaaattatctggtgttaaactatgccgtctctcagacagaatatgcttcgcttgtgaaaaacttctttctaaccTCAGCTGAggacactggtgcatacccgaaaaaagctacagactctatattcatgtcgatatcttgtgcattacaactacctttgagaactattTGTTGAAACAAAGAAATGTTTAATCTTGGAACTTAAATTTCCGCTGAACTAACTTGACATTTCTTGCAGCTGAGACAGAGCCCCATGAAGGAAAGAGGAAGGTGGAATCATTgtggcccatcttcagactccacCATCAACGCACACGATACATATTTGACCTATTCTACAAGAGAAAGGCGATAAGTAGAGGTACAAATATTAAATATATTACATTTTTCACAGCTTACATGTTTTCTAATTATACCTGTGTACATAAATTCCTATCAAATGTACAAACCACCGGAGGTCTgcttgttaaaaaataaattctttGTGTCTCTAAAAGCGAAATTGTTCTATAGAATCTGTTTCATACATTCTTCATAATGTTATAGATGGTTAAATTGTTGGAAAGAAAGTTAATTTTTACTGTGTTCTAATTTATTCCCGCACAGAAACATCGTAATATACTttataataaaaatattaatttggCCTTTTGCAGAAGAGAAGTCCTGTAATGTCTTTGCTGACTAGTCTCGTATCCATCACACTCCCACTGTTGCCGAGACATGCTCCAGCCTAAATGATTTTACCATATCTGCCTTAAACTGGCAAGTTACATTTTAGGATTTTGTGAAGCTTATATTAAATAAACAGATTCTTGAATGTGGGCATTTGTTACCTATGGCTACTTGCCTATGGAGAGTTAGTAAGGGCTGACCTCATAGAGATTTACAGTGTAAGATGAATATTGGCTCAAAGAAAGTGACAACGATTCTGTTCTTTTTGATGAAAAAAAGTAAGTGGATTATTGGTGGACGACACCCTTGATGATTTTTAATTGGTAATTGTGAGGAAGGTGATGAAGTTTTAACCAGCTTGCAAAGTGGAGAGGCATTTGACTGGCCATAAATGCCCTGCCCTGTGAAGAGGGAATAACAGagttatttgctcagattcaggtttagcaataaagagtttacagcacagccattcagacagtagaccagacattttgattgaaatacaacaaacactattcagaattcaaatgatggggcttacagtcatatttttatgggtaccagcacaaattggcattagaggaaacgaaatggcagataaggtagcaaaagaggtagcaaaaagaagtaaaattgatttaagtattaacataggtaaaactgaaatcaaagacattattaagcaaagactgaaggaaagatggcaaaagcaatgggatgaagagcggaaaggacggtggttctacagagtccagaggaaagtgggagaaatgagatgtgcaggaaaaaacagaaaagaggagatagtaatctcaagaattagatttggacacactggtctgaacagtacactttttataataggcaagcataatacaggtagatgtgaatactgtgggcaagaagagacaatagagcatgtcattgtacattgtgagaggtatgaggaggagagagaacggatgagtgagcagttcagaaaagaaagaatacaatttgatttggtagatattttgcaaggaagttcatataagtgctatcaaatcctgttgcattttcttagggtaaccaatttgttcggaa
It contains:
- the bud31 gene encoding protein BUD31 homolog; amino-acid sequence: MPKVKRSRKPPPDGWELIEPTLDELDQKMREAETEPHEGKRKVESLWPIFRLHHQRTRYIFDLFYKRKAISRELYDYCIREGYADKNLIAKWKKQGYENLCCLRCIQTRDTNFGTNCICRVPKSKLEVGRIIECTHCGCRGCSG